Proteins encoded by one window of Vigna radiata var. radiata cultivar VC1973A chromosome 5, Vradiata_ver6, whole genome shotgun sequence:
- the LOC106761525 gene encoding uncharacterized protein LOC106761525: protein MASLSQGLLLTSAMLLSTTLLYVAFSSQKSNLSFRIHHSNKPTLRSCLYSEEKKRERKKTKKKVKFADSVKKEGRERKEENRVSKNCRDESSDCVGMPANRIALYNGILRERVHRTECSY, encoded by the exons ATGGCTTCCCTCTCACAGGGTCTTCTTCTCACCTCTGCCATGCTTCTCTCAACCACTCTCCTCTACGTTGCTTTCTCCAGCCAAAAATCCAACCTTTCTTTTCGGATTCATCACTCCAACAAACCCACCTTGCGTTCTTGCTTGTATTCGG AGGAAAAGAAACGGGAGAgaaagaagacgaagaagaaagtgaaatttGCAGATAGTGTGAAGAAGGaagggagagaaagaaaagaggaaaacagAGTATCGAAAAACTGCAGGGACGAATCCTCAGATTGTGTCGGAATGCCGGCGAACAGAATCGCTTTGTATAACGGGATTTTGAGGGAGCGAGTGCACAGAACGGAGTGTTCTTATTAA
- the LOC106760967 gene encoding 2-(3-amino-3-carboxypropyl)histidine synthase subunit 2 isoform X2: MADTAYGSCCVDEVGASHINVDCVIHYGHTCFSPTTNLPSFFVFGKASICVADCVESMSKYALTNSKPIMVLFGLEYAHSMQQIKEALLESSVSCRLDPKPEVHFADVPSSVMFPSKDIKKIKGLQELACGCNGESGTTYSIGGLTWKLPQGQSMDDYLLFWIGLDDSAFANVVLTFNTCEIVRYDANENQMVTDLFQQRRILKRRYYLVERAKDANIVGILVGTLGVAGYLHIINQMKELITGAGKKAYTLVMGKPNPAKLANFPECDVFIYVSCAQTALLDSKEYLAPVITPFEAMIAFNRGSQWTGAYVMEFRDLINLPQMEAGDQGEEEARFSFLKGGYIEDFENQENVEEEREALALVNATEKALQLRNNSNALMKGNAKSGAEFLANRSYQGLIMPSENTSPEPYLIGRRGRASGYEDENNKQT; this comes from the exons ATGGCGGACACGGCGTATGGCAGCTGCTGTGTTGATGAAGTTGGAGCATCACATATTAATGTTGATTGTGTCATACATTATGGACATACATGTTTTAGTCC GACAACAAATCTTCcatccttttttgtttttgggaaGGCTTCCATTTGCGTAGCTGATTGCGTAGAAAGTATGTCAAAATATGCTCTGACAAATAGTAAGCCTATCATG GTCCTTTTTGGGCTGGAATATGCACATTCAATGCAACAAATTAAAGAAGCACTGCTAGAATCATCAGTGTCATGCAGACTTGACCCTAAGCCAGAAGTTCACTTTGCTGATGTTCCATCTTCAGTTATGTTTCCatcaaaagatattaaaaagataaaagggCTCCAAGAACTAGCTTGTGGTTGCAATGGGGAAAGTGGAACTACGTATAGCATTGGGGGATTAACTTGGAAATTACCCCAGGGACAAAGCATGGATGACTACTTGCTCTTTTGGATTGGACTTGATGATTCAGCTTTTGCTAATGTTGTGCTCACATTCAATACTTGTGAAATAG TCAGATATGATGCAAATGAAAATCAAATGGTGACAGACTTGTTTCAACAAAGGAGGATTCTTAAACGTAG ATATTACCTTGTGGAGAGAGCTAAGGATGCTAATATTGTTGGGATTTTAGTTGGAACTCTTGGTGTTG CTGGTTatcttcacataatcaatcaaatGAAGGAGCTCATAACTGGAGCAGGCAAGAAGGCCTATACTTTGGTTATGGGAAAGCCAAACCCAGCTAAACTTGCTAACTTTCCTGAG TGTgatgtttttatatatgtttcttGTGCCCAAACTGCTCTACTGGATAGCAAAGAGTATCTAGCTCCAGTTATTACTCCCTTTGAAGCAATGATAGCTTTCAATAG GGGAAGCCAGTGGACAGGAGCCTATGTAATGGAATTTCGAGATCTAATTAATTTGCCTCAAATGGAAGCTGGAGACCAAGGGGAAGAAGAAGCACGGTTTTCGTTCTTGAAGGGTGGATAcattgaagattttgaaaatcaag AAAATGttgaggaagaaagagaagCCCTTGCTTTGGTAAATGCAACAGAGAAGGCACTGCAGTTGCGGAATAACTCTAATGCTCTAATGAAAGGAAATGCTAAATCAGGAGCAGAGTTTTTAGCTAACCGATCTTATCAGGGGCTTATTATGCCCAGTGAGAACACCTCCCCTGAGCCATACCTTataggaagaagaggaagagcaTCTGGGTACGAGGATGAGAACAACAAACAGACATAA
- the LOC106760967 gene encoding 2-(3-amino-3-carboxypropyl)histidine synthase subunit 2 isoform X1 produces MVMDFESNYDIAASAQFIHTHNFNRVALQFPDNLLKDSTRVVTALRKRLLSLKKIDVSESGHEADVGLFVMADTAYGSCCVDEVGASHINVDCVIHYGHTCFSPTTNLPSFFVFGKASICVADCVESMSKYALTNSKPIMVLFGLEYAHSMQQIKEALLESSVSCRLDPKPEVHFADVPSSVMFPSKDIKKIKGLQELACGCNGESGTTYSIGGLTWKLPQGQSMDDYLLFWIGLDDSAFANVVLTFNTCEIVRYDANENQMVTDLFQQRRILKRRYYLVERAKDANIVGILVGTLGVAGYLHIINQMKELITGAGKKAYTLVMGKPNPAKLANFPECDVFIYVSCAQTALLDSKEYLAPVITPFEAMIAFNRGSQWTGAYVMEFRDLINLPQMEAGDQGEEEARFSFLKGGYIEDFENQENVEEEREALALVNATEKALQLRNNSNALMKGNAKSGAEFLANRSYQGLIMPSENTSPEPYLIGRRGRASGYEDENNKQT; encoded by the exons ATGGTGATggattttgaatcaaattatGATATTGCCGCTTCTGCTCAATTCATTCATACTCACAACTTCAATAGAGTTGCCTTACAA TTTCCCGATAATCTTCTAAAAGATTCAACAAGAGTGGTCACTGCTCTGCGCAAGAGACTTCTATCATTGAAGAAAATTGATGTCTCAGAAAGTGGGCACGAGGCAGACGTAGGATTGTTTGTGATGGCGGACACGGCGTATGGCAGCTGCTGTGTTGATGAAGTTGGAGCATCACATATTAATGTTGATTGTGTCATACATTATGGACATACATGTTTTAGTCC GACAACAAATCTTCcatccttttttgtttttgggaaGGCTTCCATTTGCGTAGCTGATTGCGTAGAAAGTATGTCAAAATATGCTCTGACAAATAGTAAGCCTATCATG GTCCTTTTTGGGCTGGAATATGCACATTCAATGCAACAAATTAAAGAAGCACTGCTAGAATCATCAGTGTCATGCAGACTTGACCCTAAGCCAGAAGTTCACTTTGCTGATGTTCCATCTTCAGTTATGTTTCCatcaaaagatattaaaaagataaaagggCTCCAAGAACTAGCTTGTGGTTGCAATGGGGAAAGTGGAACTACGTATAGCATTGGGGGATTAACTTGGAAATTACCCCAGGGACAAAGCATGGATGACTACTTGCTCTTTTGGATTGGACTTGATGATTCAGCTTTTGCTAATGTTGTGCTCACATTCAATACTTGTGAAATAG TCAGATATGATGCAAATGAAAATCAAATGGTGACAGACTTGTTTCAACAAAGGAGGATTCTTAAACGTAG ATATTACCTTGTGGAGAGAGCTAAGGATGCTAATATTGTTGGGATTTTAGTTGGAACTCTTGGTGTTG CTGGTTatcttcacataatcaatcaaatGAAGGAGCTCATAACTGGAGCAGGCAAGAAGGCCTATACTTTGGTTATGGGAAAGCCAAACCCAGCTAAACTTGCTAACTTTCCTGAG TGTgatgtttttatatatgtttcttGTGCCCAAACTGCTCTACTGGATAGCAAAGAGTATCTAGCTCCAGTTATTACTCCCTTTGAAGCAATGATAGCTTTCAATAG GGGAAGCCAGTGGACAGGAGCCTATGTAATGGAATTTCGAGATCTAATTAATTTGCCTCAAATGGAAGCTGGAGACCAAGGGGAAGAAGAAGCACGGTTTTCGTTCTTGAAGGGTGGATAcattgaagattttgaaaatcaag AAAATGttgaggaagaaagagaagCCCTTGCTTTGGTAAATGCAACAGAGAAGGCACTGCAGTTGCGGAATAACTCTAATGCTCTAATGAAAGGAAATGCTAAATCAGGAGCAGAGTTTTTAGCTAACCGATCTTATCAGGGGCTTATTATGCCCAGTGAGAACACCTCCCCTGAGCCATACCTTataggaagaagaggaagagcaTCTGGGTACGAGGATGAGAACAACAAACAGACATAA